The DNA sequence CCCCCACCTGGGTCCTGCCTGGTTGCTGTGGACTGCTCTCTGAGCTCCGAGTAAATAGACCCCGCCCCTCCCAACTATAATACCCCTCTATTCCCCAGGATTGGCATGGGAAGTTGGGGGaggcattcttttttaaattttttatttttattttttttcaaagattttatttttatttatttgaaagacagagatcacaagtaggcagagcagcaggcagagagagaagaggaagcaggctccctgccgagcacagagccccatgcggggcccaatcgcaggaccctgagatcatgacctgagccaaaggcagaggttttaaccactgagccacccaggcgccccattcttttttaaattttttaaaagattttacttatttatttgtttgggagagagagagagagagcatgagcgagggggaggggcagagggagagaaagaagcaggttccccactgagcaccgAGCCCcttgcggggctccatccaggaccctacgaccatgacctgagtcaaaggaagctgcttaaccgactgagccacccagtcatccccgAGGGAGTCATTCTTAACCTCTTTTACCAGGAGCCATCTGTGGGGACAGTGGCCTGATACACTCATGTCACCAAAGCTCTACTCATCTATCATCCCAGTGCGCAGTGCCCCAGATGCCCTCTAGCCTCCAGCGGCAAAAACCTCCTGGGGCTTACAGAATCTCAGATTGCTGGAGCAGGAAGGGTCTCTCGTCCAATGCCCTGGGTAACTCTGTTCTGGCATTTGCCAGCCTGGATTCTAAGGCGTCGGTGTATCCTGATCAGGTTCGTTGGTGACAGTAGACAGCATTTAAGGAGCCCTCCCAGCCGTTTATCTGCTACCTGCTGGCTGGAGTTCCTCTGTCAATCCTGCGGACCTAGCCCTCAATGAGGACACAGCCTTTCCACATTCATGTTCTCCCTGAATTCTTATGTCAACATTATCTTTGTGGATGGCAGAACGGAAGCTCAGAATAGAGAACTGATTTATTCAAGGTTCCTCAGCTAGGAAACAGTGAAGATGGGAGTCACAGCCAGTCCTCACCCCCACGGTCAGTGCCAGACAGAGGGCTCCTTTAACTACTTTCTCTacccgtcccccaccccctgtcttGCTCTATAGGCAGTAGGGCACCTAGTGAATATTTATGctggaatgggggaaaaaaggagggggcTTGGAGGAAGCAGGTGTGGGTTCAAAACCTTGTCTCTAGAGCGTGGCCTGGGACCTTGGGAGAAGGGTTTAAACCCCTGAAGTGTGGTTCATCAGGCATATACAGTTGATGATAATAGTAACTCTCTATTCCTGGGAAGATTGTGAGACTCCATGAGacgctgagtgtagagcctggcacacagtcagCCCGGAGAGAGCGTTGGTctggaaaagaggaggaaaaaaaaaaaaaaaaaaaaaaagaagaagaaaagaaaagaggaaaagagaaacgcACATCCAAAACTCTCTTGAGATTGTTAGGTGTTTCACTTTCGTGGGCCTCGGTTTCTTGCGTCAAATGGGTTCATTTATCAATAATAACTGCTTTTTCTATAGCCCCCACTAAGTGCTGTGTGTGACTACACCAGACCTCTGCCGTGAATCCTTAAACGGGATCTGCGCTCTGATCTGGCCGCCCCAAGGCCAACCACTTAATCCCCAAGCTCTATTtgcctccctgtgggcccagtCCTTCCTTCCCCGGGGACATTACAGGGAGACCCAGGAATCCTGGACCAAGCTCTGGCCGCCCGCAACCTTGCGCTCAGGCCCCAGCGGGGAGGCGGGAGGGGAGGAGTGGACAAGGGTCCGGCTGCAGCTGGTCGAACTGCGCCAGGCCTGGAAGCTGCTCAGGTTCCTGGTTCCCACCGGGGCCAAGAGTGACACCTGATCCCCAAGGATTGTGAAATGGTCTGAGGTGGCAGCCAGCCCGCGGTGGCCActgagccccctccccccgcgggcgcggccccacccctaccccacgccccccctccccagcgCGTGGTTAAATCCCCGCATCCCGGCGGCGGCTCACACCTGCACCCCGCCCCGGCGCAGCACCATGCCCGCCTGCCGCCCGGGTCCCCTCGCCGTCGTCCTCCTTCTCGGCCTGCTGCTGCTCGGCCTCCCCCGCGTCCCAGGTGAGCGGGGCGGGGACAGCCCTGGGGCCCAGAGGGGCCGTTCCAGGAGCACTAGCCAGGACTGGGCCCGGCGGAGGCGCACGTAGGCTCTCTGGGAACTGAAGAAATGGGGATTCCTGGGGCGGAAGTGGGGAGACACATGAAGACTAAAATTTGAGGGTTCCCTGGTTCCTGAAGGTGGTGACCCTTGGAGCTTGGGGTGTGGGGTCCAGTGTGCTGGAGGTGGGGAAGCTCACTGTGAAAATTTGGGGCAGAGGCTCTGTGCTAAACGTGGCCGGTGGGGGGAACCCTCTGCTTAGACGTCGGAAGCTCCTGGATGTTCAGCTGTGCGGGGGGGATCCCTAAAGATTGAGGGCGCTGAGGATGAGGGTTCGGTACCCCCCACCCCGTACTTCCAAGTATCGGGGCCCTCGGCCTGGAGGTGGGGCCCTCTGAAGGCTGGAAGAGGGGCGCCTAGGGCTAGAGACTGAGAATCTCTTGGAGCTTGAGATCTGCAGCCCCGGGCGCAGGAGGTGGGCTCGCTTTGAGCCGAGGGCTCCGCGTCCACTGACCGTGCGCCTCCCAGGTGGAGAAGCGGAGAAGCCCGGCGTGTGCCCTCAGCTACAGGCCGACCTGAACTGCACGCAGGAGTGCCTCTCTGACGCCCAATGCGCCGACAACCTCAAGTGCTGCCAGGCCGGCTGCGCCACCATCTGCCACCTGCCCAACGGtaaccccggggcgcctggggaggggcagggaagggcggGGTGGGCTGGAGGAGGCAGAGCTTCCGGATCCGGGAAGAGGGCCCCCCAACTCCAGGGTCCCCAGCAGAGTCGAGACGGATGGAACCAAATGCCCTCACGCTTCCTCGGGGCCCGGGGGAGACAAAGGCGTCGCTGAAGCtcagagggaggtggaggggtgggcgggcgggggggcggtCTCCCACCCCAGGCTGGATTCCATTCCCTAGTGCGTGACGGACTTCCGGGCAAGCACCAGATGGGACGGTGTTCGCGGTGTTCCCGGAGGTCAAGACACCTGGTTCATAGATTCCTCCCCTGCGGGTTGGAGCCTCGGGGAAGCCCGGGACTGGCGAGAGCGGGCTGGGTCCCAAGACCTGGGGCGCCCAACCCTCTTGGAGTCCCTCCCCTGGGGCGTCCTCCAGCTTTGGGGGAAGGACTTGGAGCGCCTGGCCTAGCAAGACTCCCCGGATTCCTCTGTCCAGACCAAGAAAGAGGCTTTACACGTTAAGGGGAGCGCCCAGCCCAGCCCGAAGATGTGGTTGTGAGTGTCAGACAGGAAGactcttgcccaaggtcacactgtcACTCACTGGTTGGGGAGGAGTCACAGAGAGGGGCTTCAACTTTTGCCCCTTCTGGAAGGCTGGTTTGAAGGAAATCAGGACTCCTCCTTGAgcaccccctcctctcttcctgtaTTTAAAACAAGCTCTAACACTCTAAAGATTGAGAGAACTATGGAAAGCGCTGGGGGTCCACAAAAGGTCCTTGCTAGAGCTTGCCCCCCCCACCTCCGTTATGGGAACGCTCATCAGAGCAGGGAGTGGCTTTAGACAACATGAAATCCAAGCTTCTCATTTTTCACAGGGGAAAACTGAGGACTAGAAGCAGGGATATAACCTGGGGCACCAAGTTGTGGTGATTGCTGGTCTTCAGCCAGAACACAGCcccaggattctccctctccgtTATTTTCGGAGTCCCCAGTAGGGGCTGGGATGGTTTGCAATTAGAGACCTCAGACATAGGTAGAGGGAGGACTGGCCCATCAGGGGTAGCTACTGGGTCTGGAGCCTTCTAAtctggagcagagagagaaggatcagGAGACGTGAggattgagaaagaaagagagacagacagacagatgagtAAGGTGGAGGGGGACAGAAGGCATGCCTACTTGTAGGTGCAGGCTTTGctggggttgtttgtttgtttgtttgttttgtctc is a window from the Meles meles chromosome 16, mMelMel3.1 paternal haplotype, whole genome shotgun sequence genome containing:
- the WFDC2 gene encoding WAP four-disulfide core domain protein 2, with the translated sequence MPACRPGPLAVVLLLGLLLLGLPRVPGGEAEKPGVCPQLQADLNCTQECLSDAQCADNLKCCQAGCATICHLPNEKQGSCPKVNTDFPQLGLCQDQCLVDSQCPGLLKCCYNGCGKVSCVTPVF